One window of Chloroflexi bacterium ADurb.Bin180 genomic DNA carries:
- the murJ gene encoding putative peptidoglycan biosynthesis protein MurJ, with protein sequence MTESVEHREGQGRGIARAALIVSLGNIASRLFGLLRDNRNAYYFGATGAMSAFEAASLVPKNIYELLVGGMVSAALVPVFSEYAAREQQDELWHLASTLLSLVTVVMGGFLILVEAAAPLMTGALVSGFAADLRALTTLLIRVISPAIVFFGISGVLTAILYAQQVFTFPAIGAAVFNLGGILGVQFLAGRFGVTSLTVGIVLGSLLQMVVQLPGLRGARLRFTLDLAHPALRRIAILYAPVVLSLVVSQVGIVVDRNLASRVGEQAIAWMAAATRLREFPLGLVSTAVSMAILPALSRLNLSTGREQFKQTLALGMRLVLFLIIPAAVGLIVLGSPVISLLYQHGEFTAADTAQTARALLFYLLGTPFAAVDLLLIIAFYSQKDTVTPVVVGIVCVGIYLLAAPVLAFVLGWGMLGLVAANSLQLTAHALITLWLIRRRVGQWERMGLLAALGKVLAASLTMGAATFGVYRLLDLALPGIGIVRQALRLGAAGGVGLAVYALTAFWLRVDEARLVLNLVRKKTGH encoded by the coding sequence GTGACCGAGTCTGTCGAACATCGCGAGGGACAGGGGCGAGGGATTGCCAGGGCTGCCTTGATTGTATCCCTGGGCAACATCGCCAGCCGGCTTTTCGGCCTGCTCCGCGACAATCGCAACGCCTATTACTTTGGCGCCACCGGCGCGATGAGCGCTTTCGAGGCGGCATCGCTGGTGCCCAAGAACATCTACGAACTCCTGGTAGGCGGGATGGTCAGTGCGGCACTGGTGCCGGTGTTCAGCGAGTATGCCGCACGAGAGCAGCAGGACGAGCTGTGGCATCTGGCCAGCACCCTGCTCAGTCTGGTGACCGTGGTAATGGGCGGCTTCCTGATCCTCGTCGAAGCAGCCGCACCGCTGATGACCGGCGCGCTGGTGAGCGGTTTTGCGGCCGATCTGCGGGCTCTCACCACTCTGCTAATCCGCGTCATCTCGCCGGCCATTGTCTTTTTCGGCATTTCTGGCGTACTGACAGCCATTCTTTACGCCCAGCAGGTTTTTACCTTCCCCGCCATTGGTGCAGCCGTCTTTAACCTCGGCGGCATTCTCGGAGTCCAGTTCCTGGCGGGCCGCTTTGGCGTCACCAGTCTCACCGTGGGGATCGTGCTCGGTTCGCTGTTGCAGATGGTGGTGCAGCTCCCCGGGCTGCGGGGAGCCAGGCTGCGCTTCACTCTGGATCTGGCCCACCCCGCTCTGCGGCGTATTGCCATCCTCTACGCACCGGTCGTGCTCAGTCTGGTGGTCAGCCAGGTGGGTATCGTGGTCGATCGTAATCTCGCTTCGCGGGTTGGCGAGCAAGCCATCGCCTGGATGGCAGCAGCCACTCGGCTGCGCGAGTTCCCTCTGGGCCTCGTTTCGACGGCCGTCTCGATGGCCATTCTGCCCGCGCTGTCACGGCTCAACCTGAGCACTGGCCGCGAACAGTTCAAGCAGACGCTCGCGCTTGGCATGAGACTCGTGCTGTTCCTGATCATCCCGGCTGCGGTTGGATTGATCGTGCTGGGCTCTCCGGTGATCTCACTGCTCTACCAGCACGGCGAGTTCACTGCCGCGGACACCGCGCAGACTGCTCGCGCACTGCTGTTCTACCTGCTCGGCACTCCCTTCGCGGCGGTGGACCTGCTCCTGATCATTGCCTTCTACTCGCAGAAGGACACGGTTACCCCCGTGGTGGTCGGCATTGTCTGCGTGGGCATCTACCTTTTGGCAGCCCCGGTGCTAGCCTTTGTGCTGGGCTGGGGCATGCTGGGACTGGTGGCGGCGAATTCGCTGCAGTTGACCGCTCATGCTCTCATCACTCTGTGGCTCATTCGGCGCAGGGTCGGGCAGTGGGAGCGAATGGGGCTGCTTGCCGCACTGGGCAAGGTCCTCGCCGCTTCCCTGACCATGGGTGCCGCCACGTTCGGCGTCTACCGTCTACTGGACCTTGCCCTGCCCGGCATTGGGATCGTTCGTCAGGCGCTCCGTCTGGGAGCGGCGGGAGGCGTTGGCCTCGCTGTCTATGCCCTAACTGCGTTCTGGCTCAGAGTGGACGAAGCACGTCTCGTGCTGAACCTCGTCCGCAAGAAAACGGGGCATTGA